From the genome of Candidatus Deferrimicrobium borealis:
GATCGGCCTCTTCCACATCCTTGCCGAGGGTGCGGTGGCCGCCGGGGTCCGGCGCATCGAGGCGGTCACGGGGCTTCCGGCCTGGCGGTGTCTGCGGGAGGAGGCCGGAACGCTTCACGGTGTGGCCCGGGAGCTGAAAGTGGCGGCCCCGGAGGTACCGGAGCGGGTGCGAAAACTTTCCGCGCAGATCAAGGCGTTGGAGAAAGCGCTCCAGGAGGCCCGCCGGCGATCGTCGCGGGACCTGGTGGGGGAGATCCTTTCCGGTGCGAAGGAGATCGGCGGGGTCCGGCGTGTCTCGGCCGAGGTGGAAGCGATGGATGCCGCTGCGCTGCGGGATCTGGCCGACGCGGTGAAGGGGAAACTCTCGAGCGGGATCCTGCTCCTGGGAGCCCGGGAGGGAGAACGGTGCCATCTGGTGGCCGGGGTCACCTCCGACCTCACAGGGAGGTTCTCGGCGTCCGACATCGTCCGGAAAGCTGCGGCGCTGGTGGGCGGCGGCGGCGGTGGCCGGAAGGACATGGCCCAGGCCGGCGGTTCCCGGGTCGGAAATCTGCCGGAAGCGCTCGCCTCGATCTCTACCTGGGGTTGAGCGTGGCGCCCGGCTGCTACCCGGGCGGGTTTTCCCGGCCGATGGTGTTCAGGTACACCTGGACGATCTTGTTGAGCGGCTCCTTGTAATGCGCCTCTTCCCACGCGCGTCGCGCCGGCGCCTTCTCCCCGGCGAGGTAGTGCAGGATCCCCTTCTGGATGAGGGCCGCCGCGTTACCGGGGGTCTCCGCGAGAAACGCGTCCACCTCGTTGCACGCCTCGTCCGTCCGCCCCGCTTCACGGAGCGCCGTCACCAGTCGAACCCGAAGGTCGGGGTATCCCGGCGCGACGGAGAGAGCGTTCCGGAATTCCCGGATCGCGTCGTCGTGCTGGCCCAGCGCGAGGTAGAGTTCCCCCAGCTCCTTGTGCAGGTTCGCGATCCGCCCGCGGAACAGGTTCTCCCCGGGCGATCCCCCCTTCCGGGAGAGGATCTCCGCGGCGCGGTCGTAGGCGTCCCGCGCCTCGTCGTACCGGCCCATGTCGTTCAGCGTGATGGAGAGGGAGAGCAGCGCTTCGGTATAATCGGGGTTGAGGGAGACCGCCTGCCCGAACCGCTCGACCGCCCGCCGGTAATTCCCCCGCTGGTGGTCGATCAGGCCCAGCGTGTAGAGGAGGTCGGGGTATTTCGCGCCGCCCTCGAGGGCCTCGAGCAGGTGCCGCTCGGCCCGCAGGCAGTCCGCCTCGCTGAAGGCGTTCTTTCCCATCCGGATCAGCCCGGCCAGTTCCCGGCTCATCGCGCCACGGCACCGACGACTACGACGACATTCCTCGCTTGAACCATGCTGTCCTCCCGTCTTCCGCCGTCCCCCGGCCCGCTCAGAACATGTAGCCGAGGTCCAGCCGCCCGCCCATGAAGTCCGTGGTTCCCACCCGTCCGAGATCGACCCACTGCCACCCCACGCTGCCGCGCAGGAAGAAGCCGGGGAACACGTCCCAGCGCGCGCCGAGCCCCAGATTGTACGAGAAATAATTCTTGGTGTAGGTGTTCTGGTAGAACGTGCAGACGTTGCCGTACCAGGGGTCCCACCAGCAGACGCCTTCGGGGGGGCCGGAAGGGATGTTCGAGTCCAGGAACGTCCAGCCGATCCCGCCCATGAGGAAGGGGGTCAACGGACCGTCCAGGAAGTAGTAGCTCAGGTTGAGGGCGACCGTGGCGGTGTCCAGGGTTCCGCCGGCCGTTGTCGTGCCGGTGGAAATCCCGCCGCTGTCGGTCGTGGTGATCTTCGCCTGGTACTCCGAGCGGGTCCAGGACCCGTCGAGGTGCAGGGCGAGCTTGTTGGTGAAGTTGTAGCCGAATCCCACCCCGAAACCGAGCCCCGGGTCGAGCTCGAGCTTCGACCCTCCATCGGCGCCGATCTCCTTCGACGCGACGTAGCGCGGCTGGAGGGTGATCTCGTACCGGCCCCGGCGGCCCCGGTACGACTCCCTCATTTGATACGCCCCGGCGAGGCTCGATACGGCAACCGGCTTCTTCCCCCCCGCATCGGGATAGTTCTCCGCCAGCGTCTTCCGGGCAATCTCCGCATCGTCCTTCTTCCCCTGTTTTTCGAGCGACTGGACGAGCAGGGCGAAGAGCGTCGGGGCGACCGGCACGTCGGGGTACGTCGCGATCGCCCACCGGGCCCGCGCCTCGGCGCTTTCGTACTTTTTCCTGGTGAGGTAATGTTGTACCACGGTCGCCTCGTGCAGGGCCAGCCGGTTTCGCAGCTCGAGGATCTTCCCGGAGACTTCCCGGGCGCGGGGGGTGCCCGGCTCCCTCTCGAGGAACAGCGCGTACGTCTTGATCGCCTCCCGCGTCTTCCCCTGGTCCCTCCCGGGCGCCAAGACCTGCCGGTAGAGCAGGTCGCCCTTCATGAGCAGGGCGTCGGGGACCTTCGGGTCCGCGGGATAGAGGCGCAGGAAGTCGTCGAACGCCACTTCGGCCTCGATCTCTTCCTTGTTGGCCATCCGGTTCGTGGCGAGACCGAACTGCGCCCGCGCCGCCAGCGGAGAGGAGGGGAACCGCTCGAGGAGGACCTGGAAGGCCTCCGCGGCGGCCCCGTACTTTTTCCGCTCCGCCTGCTGTTGCCCGCGCGCGAACAGATCCGCGTCGGTGAGTCCCGTCTGTTTGGAGAGTTTTTCCGAGCATCCGGGGGAGAGCAGCAGGAGGAGGAGCGCCACCCAGGGGGCGAGTGTGCGGCGGGCCTTGGGCATAGAAAGTGACGGTAGTATGCGGGGCAGGAAAAGTCAATGCGGTGCAGGAAACATGCGAAATTTTCGATGCAACGGGACGGGGAACCGTGGTAGATTCCCGAATGCACCCGTGGAGCGGCCACCTCTTCGCTGCGGGTGCAATACACCATTTTCCCTTGCAGGAGGTTCCATGAGAGCAAAATCCAGAGGGCTGTTGGCGTGCGCGGTGGTGCTGTCGGCGGTTTTCCTGTGTGGCGGCGCTCTCGCGGCGGACACGATCAAGGTGGGGGTCCTGCTCCCCCTGACCGGGGCGCAGGCGAAGTTCGGCGAGATCGAGAAGCGCTCCTACGAGATGGCGGCCGAGGAGATCAACGCCAAGGGCGGGGTCAAGGGGATGAAGATCGAGCTGCTCTTCGAGGACGATACCGGGAAGCCGGACGTCGGGCGTTCGGGAATGGAGAAGCTGATCTCCCGGGAAAAAGTGCCCGTCATCACGGGCGGCTACTCCAGCTCCGTCACCGCGGCGGCGGCGCCGGTCGCCCAGCAGTTCAAGGTGCCGTTCGTCATCTGCACCGGGTCGGCCGACGACATCACGGAGAAGGGGTACGACTACGTCTTCCGCATCAACCCCCCGGCCAGCGAATATCCCAACGCGGTGCAGTCCTTCCTCCAGGAAGTGGGGAAAGACGTAAAGACCGTCGCGCTCCTGTACGAGAACAGCGCGTTCGGCCAGTCCAGCTCGAAGTCGTTCGAGGAGGACGCCAAGGGGCTCGGCCTGAAGATCGTGGTGAAGGAAGGGTACCAGGCGGGCGCGATCGACTTCAAGCCGATCCTCACCAAGGTCAAGGCGGCGAACCCCGACATGATCTACATGGTATCGTACGTCATGGACGCCTCCCTGCTGATGCGCCAGTCGAAGGAGCTCCGGATCAATCCGAAGATGTTCGTCGGCGGCGGGGCCGGGTTCACGCTTCCCGAGTTCGCCAAGAGCGCGGGCGACGCGTCGGACGGCGTGTTCTCCGCCACGCTCTGGGTCGAGACCTTGCCGTTCCCGGGCGCCAAGGAGTATTTCGACAAGTTCCAGAAGAAGTACGGCTCCGAGACCGAATACCACGGCGCGGAGGCGTACGCGGCGATGTATGTCGTCGCCGACGCCCTGACGCGGGCGAAGAGCATCACTCCCAAGGACGTCCGGGACGCCCTGGTCACGACGGACATGAAGACCGCCTTCGGGCCGGTCAAGTTCGTCTCCTACGGCAAGAAGACCCAGCAGAACAAGCTCGACACGTACATGGTCCAGTGGCAGAAAGGGGAGCTCGAGGCGGTGTGGCCGAAGAGCGCCGCCACGAAGAAGTACATCTACCCGACGCCGCCCTGGGACAAGCGCAAGTAACGGTTCCGGATCGGTTTTCCTCGGTGTAGCCGCCGGGCGGACGATCCTTCCCTTCCGCCCGGCGGCGGTGTTCGTCGGTCCCCCAATGCAACCGTGTCCGCGGGTGGAACCACCCGGCCGGACAAGGCGGGAGATGCCATGGACGTTTTCCTGCAGACCCTCGTGGCGGGGATTCTCAAGGGCGGGCTGTACGCCCTGATCGGGATCGGGATGACCCTCATCATGGGCGTCATGGGGATCATCAACCTGGCCCACGGGCAGTTGATGATGCTGGCGATGTACGTGACGTTCGTCCTCAACACGATGGGGGTCGACCCGTACATCTCGCTCTTCGTCGCGATGCCCCTCCTGTTCCTGCTGGGCATCGTGATCCAGAAGTTCCTCCTGAACCCCCTCATCAAGGTGGAGACGATCCTCCCCGAGAACCAGGTGCTCATGACGGTGGGGATCGGGATGGTGCTCACCGAGATCGCCCGGTTCGCCTTCACGTCGGACTACAAATACATCACCACCGAATACGCCAACCAGACCTTCTACCTCGGGAGCATCTCCTTCAGCATGGCGCTGACGATCGCCTTCGTGATCGCCCTCGCCTTCACGGCGGCCATGTTCTGGTTCCTCCTCAAGACGGACCTCGGGCGCTCCATCCGGGCGACCGCCCAGGACAAGGACGCGGCGACCCTCATGGGCGTGAACACGGGGAGGATCACGGTGGTCACCTTCGGGCTGGGCTCCGCGCTCGTCGCCGCCGCGGGGTGCCTTCTCGCCCCCGTCTACTACATCTTCCCCGACCTCGGGGGACCCTTCACGGCGAAGGCCTTCATCATCACCATCCTGGGCGGACTGGGATCGACGGTGGGCGCCATCTTCGGGGGGGTGACCCTCGGGCTCGCGGAAAGCATGGGGGCGACGTACTTCGGGATGGAGTACGAGGACATCGTCGGCCTTACCATCTTCATCCTGGTGCTCCTGTTCCTGCCCGGCGGCTTCAAGCGGCTGACCAAAGTCTGAACCCGGGAGAGCATGATGAAAAAGTACCTCTACCCACTGATCCTTCTGGCGTTCCTCGCCTTGCTCCCCCTGGCCGTGAAGAGCAACTACTTCCTCCACCTGATGATCCTGTTCCTCCTGTGGGTCGTGATCGGCTCCGCCTGGAACCTCCTGGCGGGGTTCACCGGGCAGGTCTCCTTCGGCCACGCGGCCTTTTTCGGCGTCGGCGCCTACGCGGCGGGCCTCCTGTTCCATCACCTGCAGATCTCCCCCTGGTGGGGGATGGCCATCGGGGGGATCGTCGCCGTGCTGATCGGGCTTCCCTTCGGGGCGATCTGCTTCCCCCTGCGGGGAGCGTACTTCGCGCTGGCGTCGCTCGCCCTCGGGGAGGGGATCCGGCACGTCGCCACGATCGCGGAGAAGTTCACCGGCGGGATGGTGGGGATCATGATCATGCCCACCTTCACCTCGAAGGTGCCGTACTACTACGTCGCCCTGGGGTTGGCCATCCTGAGCGTCGCGAGCATACAGGCGATCATCAACTCCAAGCCGGGGTACTACTTCGTCTCCATCCGGGAGGACCAGGACGCGGCGGCGAGCCTGGGGATCGACACGACGCTGTACAAGAACATCTCCCTCGCGATCTCCGCCTTCTGGACCGGGATGGCGGGCGCCCTGTACATGAACTACATGGGGTTCATCGATCCCCACGTGGTCTTCTCCCTCCATGACTACTCCGTGATGGCGATCCTCGTCGCCATCGTGGGCGGCGTTGGGACGATCTACGGGCCCACCATCGGAGCGTTCATCATGGTGGCCTTCCAGGAGCTCTTCCGGACGGGCTTCTTCGGCCTCTTCGACTACCTGGGGAAGGCGACGGGATCCTCGGCCTTCACTTCCCTGTCCGACGCAATCCACAAGGCGCACGTGCTCGGGTTCGGAATCCTGGTCATCGTGGTCATCCTGTACCTGCCCAACGGGGTCGTCGGCGACTGGGAGAAGATCAAGAGGAACGTGTTCCGCATCAACCCAGCGAGATAAGGAGACGGTCGTGGCGTACTTCCGGGTGGAAAAACTCGTCAAGAAATTCGGCGGCCTGATGGCGGTCAACGATGTGACCTTCGAGGTGGAGAAGGGCGAGATCTTCGGCCTGATCGGCCCCAACGGCTCCGGGAAGACCACGACGTTCAACATGATCAGCGGAGTGTACCCTCCGACGTCGGGCAGGGTGCTCTACCGGGACCGGGAGATCCAGGGGATGAAGTCCCACCGGATCTGCCACCTTGGGATCGGCAGGACCTTCCAGGTGGTCAAGCCCCTCGGGCGGATGACCGTGCTGGACAACGTCATCGCCGCCTCCTTCTCCCGGGTGAACTCCATGAGGGAAGCGCGCAGC
Proteins encoded in this window:
- a CDS encoding tetratricopeptide repeat protein; the encoded protein is MSRELAGLIRMGKNAFSEADCLRAERHLLEALEGGAKYPDLLYTLGLIDHQRGNYRRAVERFGQAVSLNPDYTEALLSLSITLNDMGRYDEARDAYDRAAEILSRKGGSPGENLFRGRIANLHKELGELYLALGQHDDAIREFRNALSVAPGYPDLRVRLVTALREAGRTDEACNEVDAFLAETPGNAAALIQKGILHYLAGEKAPARRAWEEAHYKEPLNKIVQVYLNTIGRENPPG
- a CDS encoding branched-chain amino acid ABC transporter permease, with protein sequence MDVFLQTLVAGILKGGLYALIGIGMTLIMGVMGIINLAHGQLMMLAMYVTFVLNTMGVDPYISLFVAMPLLFLLGIVIQKFLLNPLIKVETILPENQVLMTVGIGMVLTEIARFAFTSDYKYITTEYANQTFYLGSISFSMALTIAFVIALAFTAAMFWFLLKTDLGRSIRATAQDKDAATLMGVNTGRITVVTFGLGSALVAAAGCLLAPVYYIFPDLGGPFTAKAFIITILGGLGSTVGAIFGGVTLGLAESMGATYFGMEYEDIVGLTIFILVLLFLPGGFKRLTKV
- a CDS encoding branched-chain amino acid ABC transporter permease, encoding MMKKYLYPLILLAFLALLPLAVKSNYFLHLMILFLLWVVIGSAWNLLAGFTGQVSFGHAAFFGVGAYAAGLLFHHLQISPWWGMAIGGIVAVLIGLPFGAICFPLRGAYFALASLALGEGIRHVATIAEKFTGGMVGIMIMPTFTSKVPYYYVALGLAILSVASIQAIINSKPGYYFVSIREDQDAAASLGIDTTLYKNISLAISAFWTGMAGALYMNYMGFIDPHVVFSLHDYSVMAILVAIVGGVGTIYGPTIGAFIMVAFQELFRTGFFGLFDYLGKATGSSAFTSLSDAIHKAHVLGFGILVIVVILYLPNGVVGDWEKIKRNVFRINPAR
- a CDS encoding ABC transporter substrate-binding protein yields the protein MRAKSRGLLACAVVLSAVFLCGGALAADTIKVGVLLPLTGAQAKFGEIEKRSYEMAAEEINAKGGVKGMKIELLFEDDTGKPDVGRSGMEKLISREKVPVITGGYSSSVTAAAAPVAQQFKVPFVICTGSADDITEKGYDYVFRINPPASEYPNAVQSFLQEVGKDVKTVALLYENSAFGQSSSKSFEEDAKGLGLKIVVKEGYQAGAIDFKPILTKVKAANPDMIYMVSYVMDASLLMRQSKELRINPKMFVGGGAGFTLPEFAKSAGDASDGVFSATLWVETLPFPGAKEYFDKFQKKYGSETEYHGAEAYAAMYVVADALTRAKSITPKDVRDALVTTDMKTAFGPVKFVSYGKKTQQNKLDTYMVQWQKGELEAVWPKSAATKKYIYPTPPWDKRK
- the bamD gene encoding outer membrane protein assembly factor BamD codes for the protein MPKARRTLAPWVALLLLLLSPGCSEKLSKQTGLTDADLFARGQQQAERKKYGAAAEAFQVLLERFPSSPLAARAQFGLATNRMANKEEIEAEVAFDDFLRLYPADPKVPDALLMKGDLLYRQVLAPGRDQGKTREAIKTYALFLEREPGTPRAREVSGKILELRNRLALHEATVVQHYLTRKKYESAEARARWAIATYPDVPVAPTLFALLVQSLEKQGKKDDAEIARKTLAENYPDAGGKKPVAVSSLAGAYQMRESYRGRRGRYEITLQPRYVASKEIGADGGSKLELDPGLGFGVGFGYNFTNKLALHLDGSWTRSEYQAKITTTDSGGISTGTTTAGGTLDTATVALNLSYYFLDGPLTPFLMGGIGWTFLDSNIPSGPPEGVCWWDPWYGNVCTFYQNTYTKNYFSYNLGLGARWDVFPGFFLRGSVGWQWVDLGRVGTTDFMGGRLDLGYMF